From one Sporohalobacter salinus genomic stretch:
- a CDS encoding DUF1540 domain-containing protein, which produces MSQKSHVHCTVENCKWFEKPNLCVAEKILITSDDFAKDLPNEMDVEQTNQIVNQKGFSPITECYQSNCKTFVPEDKYDQGLGGTNPK; this is translated from the coding sequence ATGAGTCAAAAGTCCCATGTGCATTGTACTGTTGAAAACTGTAAATGGTTTGAAAAACCGAATCTTTGTGTTGCAGAAAAGATTTTGATTACTAGTGATGATTTTGCTAAAGATTTACCTAATGAAATGGATGTTGAGCAAACCAATCAAATCGTTAATCAAAAAGGATTTTCACCAATTACAGAATGTTATCAAAGTAATTGTAAAACCTTTGTTCCAGAAGATAAGTATGATCAAGGATTAGGAGGTACAAATCCAAAATAA
- a CDS encoding ECF transporter S component — MNKTKELSLNGISIALIAVATMVIKVPVPATEGYIHLGDSMIYIVSILFGWKTGLIAGGLGSALADLFSGYAHWAFPTLIIKGLEGLIIGKIAYKTTQNTSLRIKDIIAALTGGGWMVLGYYLAGVILTHSFAVPLSSIPWNIIQAVGGAIIAFPIIFAIIKSNILKFLHN; from the coding sequence ATGAACAAAACTAAAGAATTATCATTAAATGGTATTTCAATTGCTCTAATAGCTGTAGCAACTATGGTTATTAAAGTGCCTGTTCCAGCTACAGAAGGCTATATTCATCTAGGTGATAGTATGATTTATATAGTTTCAATTCTTTTTGGATGGAAAACTGGTTTAATAGCCGGTGGATTAGGCTCAGCATTAGCTGATCTTTTTTCTGGTTATGCTCATTGGGCATTTCCTACATTAATTATTAAAGGTCTAGAAGGGCTAATCATTGGTAAAATTGCCTATAAAACAACTCAAAATACTTCATTAAGAATTAAAGATATTATTGCTGCTCTTACTGGTGGAGGCTGGATGGTATTAGGATATTATTTGGCTGGTGTAATCTTAACTCATAGCTTTGCCGTGCCTTTAAGCAGTATTCCTTGGAATATAATTCAAGCAGTTGGAGGAGCAATTATTGCCTTTCCAATTATTTTTGCCATTATTAAGAGTAATATATTAAAATTTCTACATAATTAA
- the pta gene encoding phosphate acetyltransferase, with amino-acid sequence MKFIEKIYNQAKKDKKTIVLPEGTEPRMIKAIPEISEKQIADIVLLGNEKEIEQLGSEYNVDLTEVEIINPSKSDKLAEYTETYYQLRKHKGIDKKEAKEKIKDPLYFGSMMVKQGEADGKVAGADNPTGDVLKPAIKIIGTPEGISVISSSFIMILDDEDFGEEGILVFSDCAVNPNPDSQQLAEIAVSAADTAQNLVNIDPKVAMLSFSTNDSAKHELVDKVQEATVKAKDIDPDLKISGEMQADAALVPEIADKKYPESEIAGQANVLVFPDLQAANIGYKLVQRLAKAEAIGPVSQGMAKAVNDLSRGCSVEDIVKVIAITGVQAQNC; translated from the coding sequence ATGAAATTTATTGAAAAAATTTATAACCAAGCGAAAAAAGATAAGAAGACAATAGTTCTTCCAGAAGGTACAGAACCTAGGATGATTAAAGCTATTCCTGAAATTTCAGAAAAACAAATTGCAGATATTGTTTTACTTGGGAATGAAAAGGAAATTGAACAATTAGGTTCAGAATATAATGTTGATTTAACGGAAGTAGAAATTATTAATCCTTCGAAGTCTGATAAACTTGCTGAATATACAGAAACATATTATCAATTACGAAAACATAAAGGAATTGACAAAAAAGAAGCTAAAGAGAAAATTAAAGATCCTCTGTATTTTGGATCAATGATGGTAAAGCAAGGAGAAGCAGATGGAAAAGTTGCTGGAGCTGATAATCCTACCGGTGATGTATTAAAGCCTGCTATAAAGATAATTGGAACACCGGAAGGAATTTCGGTTATTTCTAGTTCCTTTATAATGATTTTAGATGATGAAGATTTTGGAGAAGAAGGAATATTAGTATTTAGTGATTGTGCTGTAAATCCTAATCCGGATAGCCAACAATTAGCTGAAATTGCAGTTTCAGCAGCTGATACAGCTCAGAATCTAGTAAATATAGATCCGAAAGTGGCAATGCTATCATTTTCAACTAATGATAGTGCTAAACATGAGTTAGTAGATAAAGTACAAGAAGCTACTGTTAAAGCTAAAGATATAGATCCAGATTTGAAAATATCTGGAGAGATGCAAGCAGATGCAGCACTTGTACCAGAGATAGCTGATAAGAAATATCCAGAAAGTGAAATAGCTGGTCAAGCAAATGTATTGGTATTCCCTGATTTACAGGCTGCAAATATTGGTTATAAGTTAGTGCAACGGTTAGCAAAGGCTGAGGCTATTGGCCCAGTTTCTCAAGGAATGGCAAAAGCAGTCAATGATTTATCTCGTGGTTGTAGTGTAGAGGATATTGTAAAGGTTATAGCTATTACTGGAGTTCAAGCCCAAAACTGTTAA
- a CDS encoding AIR synthase family protein, with translation MKAGKLNINNLKSLILNQISVTNQDVLVKPNIGEDSAVIDFGEFVAVISTDPITGVQKGMGSLAVNVACNDIAANGAKPIGIQQTLLVPPETTEKEIIAITRDINKGAQELGIDILGGHTEITDIVTKPLVSCTAIGKTTKEKFVTSSEATVNDDIVVTKWVGLEGTSILATDYYEELLNLDVDKELLLTAKNFTDNISVLPEGLIGAEFGVNAMHDVTEGGLYGSLFELTEAAEVGFMIDQQKIPLHSATKSITTVLELNPYQLIGSGMMILTTSQGDKLVQQLNEKDIPATVIGKITENKRIIKTSTTEIELKEAPQDELWEFLAEN, from the coding sequence ATGAAAGCAGGAAAACTTAATATAAATAATCTTAAAAGTTTAATTCTGAACCAGATTTCAGTCACTAATCAAGACGTATTAGTTAAACCAAATATCGGAGAAGATTCAGCAGTTATAGATTTCGGTGAATTTGTAGCAGTTATCTCTACCGATCCAATTACTGGAGTTCAAAAAGGAATGGGTAGCTTAGCTGTTAATGTAGCTTGTAATGATATAGCAGCCAATGGAGCTAAACCAATCGGAATTCAACAAACATTATTAGTACCACCTGAAACTACCGAGAAAGAAATTATTGCTATTACACGTGACATTAATAAAGGAGCCCAAGAGTTAGGCATCGATATTTTAGGTGGACATACTGAAATTACAGATATTGTTACTAAACCTTTAGTTTCTTGTACAGCAATCGGGAAAACAACTAAAGAAAAGTTTGTTACCTCTTCAGAAGCAACAGTAAATGATGATATTGTAGTTACTAAGTGGGTAGGTCTAGAAGGAACTTCAATTCTAGCTACAGATTATTATGAAGAATTATTAAACTTAGATGTTGATAAAGAATTATTACTAACTGCTAAAAATTTCACTGATAATATTAGTGTTCTACCAGAAGGATTAATTGGAGCTGAATTTGGTGTAAATGCAATGCATGATGTAACTGAAGGTGGACTTTACGGTTCATTATTTGAACTGACAGAAGCAGCTGAAGTAGGTTTTATGATAGATCAACAGAAAATACCACTTCATTCAGCAACAAAAAGTATTACAACAGTATTAGAATTAAATCCATATCAATTAATTGGATCTGGAATGATGATTCTAACTACTTCTCAAGGTGATAAACTTGTTCAACAATTAAATGAGAAAGACATTCCAGCAACAGTTATCGGTAAAATTACTGAAAATAAGCGAATTATTAAAACTTCTACCACAGAAATCGAATTGAAAGAAGCACCTCAGGATGAATTATGGGAGTTTTTAGCTGAAAATTAA
- a CDS encoding aspartate/glutamate racemase family protein: MGINYFKAKGLHAVGSKISKVPEETSTLQVLNPKRLKKIMLLKINWLTNKFKDINTICIYCNSLSTAVNLEELRREIDLPIITPLEAYHKMGKKYNKIGVLAANCQATAGIENIIQSVNSSAQVIGIGALPLVSAIEEQKTAKDIINKLKVNKIVDFFTAVGVEVIILGCTHFPYIEEELESISKIPIFNPSDQMLKDIHKNRYY, from the coding sequence ATGGGAATAAATTATTTTAAAGCAAAGGGGTTACATGCGGTAGGTAGTAAAATTTCAAAAGTTCCTGAAGAGACTTCAACACTGCAAGTATTAAATCCTAAAAGATTAAAGAAGATTATGTTACTAAAAATAAATTGGCTAACTAATAAGTTTAAAGATATAAATACTATATGCATTTATTGTAACTCTTTAAGTACTGCAGTAAATTTAGAAGAATTACGTCGCGAAATTGATCTACCGATTATTACACCTCTAGAAGCTTATCATAAAATGGGTAAGAAATATAATAAAATTGGAGTTTTAGCAGCTAATTGCCAAGCAACAGCAGGAATCGAAAATATTATTCAATCAGTTAATAGCTCAGCTCAAGTAATAGGTATTGGAGCTTTGCCTTTAGTTTCTGCAATTGAAGAGCAAAAAACTGCTAAAGATATTATCAATAAATTAAAAGTAAATAAAATAGTAGATTTTTTTACTGCAGTAGGAGTAGAAGTAATTATTTTAGGTTGCACCCATTTTCCTTATATTGAAGAGGAGTTAGAAAGTATATCAAAAATTCCAATTTTTAATCCTTCAGATCAGATGTTAAAAGATATACATAAAAATAGATATTATTAA
- a CDS encoding sigma-70 family RNA polymerase sigma factor, whose product MSIDQYYREMGHDLLSKQEEAELAKKAQNGDQEARKELIEHNLRLVVSIAKKYRGKGMELEDMIQEGNLGLMKAIDKFDPDRGYRFSTYATWWIRQSITRALPEAKTIRVPVHVWEKTTKVFKAKEKLYNQLNRDPTFEEISEETGIDSEKVKEIIRISSDQNLASLNNLVGDDENTELGELIANDDVDDPMTDLNQQFLQEDLEKVLEELTEREAEIIRLRFGLKDNWPKTLQEVADRFKLSRERIRQIQEKALRRLRHPSRSKALRAYIAG is encoded by the coding sequence TTGAGTATTGATCAATATTATCGGGAAATGGGTCATGACCTTCTTTCCAAACAGGAAGAAGCTGAATTAGCTAAAAAGGCTCAAAATGGAGACCAAGAGGCTAGAAAAGAACTAATTGAACACAACTTAAGATTAGTAGTCAGCATAGCTAAGAAATATCGAGGCAAAGGCATGGAATTAGAGGATATGATTCAAGAAGGAAATTTGGGATTGATGAAAGCAATAGATAAGTTTGATCCAGATAGGGGGTATAGATTTAGCACTTATGCCACTTGGTGGATAAGACAGAGTATAACTAGAGCACTACCGGAGGCAAAAACTATACGGGTTCCAGTACATGTCTGGGAAAAAACAACGAAAGTTTTTAAAGCAAAAGAAAAGTTGTATAATCAATTGAATCGCGATCCTACTTTTGAAGAAATTAGTGAGGAGACTGGAATTGATTCAGAAAAAGTCAAAGAAATTATCAGAATTTCATCTGATCAAAATCTTGCTTCACTAAATAATTTAGTTGGAGATGATGAAAATACAGAATTAGGCGAATTAATTGCTAATGATGATGTAGATGATCCAATGACTGATTTAAATCAGCAATTTTTACAAGAAGACCTGGAAAAAGTTTTAGAAGAATTGACAGAAAGAGAAGCAGAGATAATAAGATTACGTTTTGGTTTGAAAGATAATTGGCCTAAGACTTTACAGGAAGTTGCAGATAGATTTAAGCTAAGTCGAGAAAGAATTAGGCAAATTCAAGAGAAAGCTTTACGAAGATTAAGACATCCTTCTAGAAGTAAAGCATTAAGAGCTTATATAGCAGGATAA
- a CDS encoding saccharopine dehydrogenase NADP-binding domain-containing protein, which produces MKDKILVVGGYGKVGRVICRDLGKKFPGKVIAGGRNYKKAKKFAKTTNGNVSPLELDVNVNPKKNNILEGVSIVIMCIDQKNIQFIKCCLRKGVNYIDITASYNFLSEVELLHNTAKSSGVTAILSVGLSPGLTNLLVQYSKNHFDVLEKVDISVILGLGEEHGKAAVEWMIDNINTTFQANKNGTEREIKSFTDGKKVDFFKTESNRTAYRFNFPEQHVLPKTLNVKEVSHRICFDSKFITRILAFLKKLGILNFLELKKLRNAVVKFLNNIHLGSDKFIVKVKAFGKKEGKTTDFEFSILGNNQTRITGKVAAIVAENIYTEKLSSGVYHIEEIFNLQDIIAQLNNDINFYFDDL; this is translated from the coding sequence ATGAAAGATAAAATATTAGTTGTTGGTGGGTATGGTAAAGTAGGACGAGTTATCTGTCGAGATTTGGGAAAAAAATTTCCCGGTAAAGTTATTGCTGGGGGAAGAAATTATAAGAAAGCAAAGAAATTTGCTAAAACAACTAATGGAAATGTTTCGCCATTGGAACTTGATGTTAATGTAAATCCCAAAAAAAATAATATATTAGAGGGAGTTTCTATTGTCATAATGTGTATAGACCAAAAAAATATACAATTCATTAAATGTTGTTTAAGAAAGGGAGTAAATTATATAGATATTACAGCTTCATATAATTTTTTATCAGAAGTTGAATTATTACATAATACAGCTAAATCTTCAGGAGTTACTGCTATTTTAAGTGTTGGGCTGTCGCCTGGTTTGACTAATTTATTAGTTCAATATAGCAAAAATCATTTTGATGTTTTAGAGAAAGTTGATATTTCTGTAATACTTGGGTTAGGCGAAGAACATGGGAAAGCAGCAGTTGAATGGATGATTGATAATATAAATACTACATTTCAAGCTAATAAAAATGGGACTGAAAGAGAAATTAAAAGTTTTACAGATGGAAAAAAAGTTGATTTTTTTAAAACTGAGAGCAATAGAACTGCTTATCGATTTAATTTCCCTGAACAACATGTTTTACCTAAAACTCTAAATGTTAAAGAAGTTTCTCATCGTATTTGTTTTGATTCTAAATTTATTACAAGGATTCTGGCTTTTTTAAAAAAATTAGGTATATTAAATTTTTTAGAGTTAAAAAAATTAAGAAATGCTGTTGTAAAGTTTTTGAATAATATTCATTTAGGTTCTGATAAATTTATTGTAAAAGTAAAAGCTTTTGGTAAAAAAGAAGGAAAAACAACTGACTTTGAATTTTCTATTCTAGGTAATAATCAAACTAGAATTACAGGTAAAGTGGCAGCGATTGTAGCTGAAAATATTTATACAGAAAAGCTTTCATCTGGAGTTTATCATATTGAAGAAATTTTTAACTTACAAGATATTATTGCTCAGCTAAATAATGATATTAATTTTTATTTTGATGATCTATAA
- a CDS encoding EamA family transporter — MTNLIKKNLIYFKLFSVAFFFGGTFIAGKILSQIVPPFTSAFLRFFIASIFLIIFVVKKHGKLPRLNCKQFLTILILGFSGIMGYNFFFFSGLKIISASRASMIISCNPVIIAGFSSLLFNEKFTKYKLTGILISLIGALIVISRGNPLIILQGNIGLGELYILGCVGCWVIFTLTGKIAMNKLPPLIVITYACIIGSIILLIPGYFEGELHHLIRFNLTKWLSVLFLGFFGTALSFNWYYEGINKIGPSKSGIFLNFVPVCAVILAIIILNEPLTFSLVLGAILVVSGIYLTNK; from the coding sequence GTGACTAATTTGATAAAGAAAAATCTTATTTATTTTAAATTATTTTCTGTTGCTTTTTTCTTTGGAGGAACTTTTATAGCAGGGAAGATATTATCTCAAATTGTCCCCCCATTTACTTCTGCTTTTTTACGTTTTTTTATTGCTTCGATATTTCTTATAATCTTTGTAGTTAAGAAGCACGGTAAATTACCTCGACTTAATTGTAAACAATTCTTGACAATTTTAATTCTAGGATTTTCAGGAATTATGGGATATAACTTTTTCTTCTTTTCGGGATTAAAGATTATTTCAGCTAGCCGGGCATCAATGATTATTTCCTGCAATCCAGTAATTATTGCTGGATTTTCTAGTTTGTTGTTTAACGAAAAATTTACTAAATATAAATTAACCGGTATTTTAATTTCATTGATAGGAGCGTTAATTGTCATTTCCAGAGGTAATCCTCTTATCATTTTACAGGGTAATATAGGCTTAGGAGAACTTTATATTTTGGGATGTGTAGGTTGTTGGGTTATCTTTACATTAACTGGTAAAATAGCAATGAATAAGCTACCACCATTAATAGTTATTACTTATGCTTGTATTATTGGGAGTATAATTCTACTTATTCCTGGTTATTTTGAAGGTGAATTACATCATTTAATTCGATTTAATCTAACTAAGTGGCTTAGTGTATTATTCCTTGGTTTTTTTGGAACTGCTTTAAGTTTTAACTGGTATTATGAAGGTATTAATAAAATTGGTCCTTCTAAGTCTGGTATTTTTCTTAATTTTGTGCCCGTCTGTGCTGTAATACTAGCAATCATAATTTTGAATGAACCTCTAACATTTTCTTTAGTTTTAGGTGCAATACTAGTAGTCAGTGGGATTTATTTGACAAATAAATAA
- a CDS encoding Na+/H+ antiporter NhaC family protein, translating to MDNNQKQERPLALLPLLVFLGLFMGTGLYLNYQGVEMAFYKLPAPIAAGIGVIVAFIITRGSLDDKMNSFIEGAGESSIVTMCMIYLLAGALAAVAKSIGGVDSTVNLGLSLIPSRFIIPGLFIIAGFIATAMGTSMGTVGAVVPIAVGMADKTSLPLALTVGAVVGGAMFGDNLSMISDTTIAATQTQGCKMRDKFKANFSLVLPAAILTLIILFFMGQGGSLAGSYPYELIKVVPYLLVLILALAGLNVFVVLTIGILLAGGIGIVGGELELLEFASTAYDGFTSMQSIFFLSMLIGGLAEMIREDGGIDYLLNSIRSKVKSKRGAKLGIGALVSVADICTANNTVAIILAGPMAKEIAEEHKIKPKNSASILDIFSCVWQGLIPYSAQLLLAGSLAKISPLKILPYLYYQFILGAVILGVIIFGDKLFSTEDNEVESTA from the coding sequence ATGGATAATAATCAGAAACAGGAGAGACCGTTAGCTCTTTTACCATTATTAGTCTTTTTAGGCTTATTTATGGGAACTGGATTGTATTTAAATTATCAAGGAGTGGAAATGGCTTTTTATAAGTTACCTGCTCCAATAGCTGCAGGCATAGGTGTAATTGTTGCTTTTATAATTACTAGAGGTTCCTTAGATGACAAGATGAATTCATTTATCGAAGGAGCAGGAGAAAGTAGTATTGTAACTATGTGTATGATTTACTTGTTAGCTGGAGCTCTTGCAGCAGTAGCCAAAAGCATTGGTGGAGTAGATTCTACTGTAAACTTAGGCTTATCACTCATTCCTTCCCGATTTATTATTCCTGGATTATTCATTATTGCTGGTTTTATTGCTACTGCAATGGGAACTTCTATGGGAACAGTTGGAGCAGTAGTTCCTATAGCGGTAGGTATGGCAGATAAAACTAGTCTCCCATTAGCATTAACTGTTGGAGCTGTTGTAGGTGGAGCTATGTTTGGAGATAATTTATCAATGATTTCTGATACTACAATTGCTGCTACTCAAACTCAGGGATGTAAGATGAGGGATAAGTTTAAAGCTAATTTTAGTTTAGTTTTGCCGGCAGCAATTCTTACTTTAATAATTTTATTCTTTATGGGACAAGGTGGTAGTTTAGCTGGATCATATCCGTATGAATTAATTAAAGTAGTACCTTATTTATTAGTATTAATTTTAGCATTAGCAGGATTAAATGTATTTGTAGTTTTAACAATTGGAATTTTATTAGCCGGTGGAATAGGTATCGTGGGTGGCGAATTAGAATTATTAGAATTTGCAAGTACAGCTTATGATGGCTTTACAAGTATGCAGAGTATTTTCTTCTTATCGATGTTAATAGGTGGATTAGCAGAAATGATTAGAGAAGATGGAGGAATTGACTATTTACTAAATTCAATTAGAAGCAAGGTCAAAAGTAAAAGAGGAGCTAAATTGGGTATTGGAGCTTTAGTTAGTGTAGCAGATATTTGTACTGCTAATAATACAGTAGCTATTATTTTAGCTGGTCCAATGGCTAAAGAAATAGCTGAAGAACATAAGATAAAACCTAAAAACAGTGCTAGTATATTAGATATATTTTCTTGTGTTTGGCAGGGTCTAATACCTTACAGTGCTCAACTATTATTAGCTGGATCACTTGCTAAAATTTCTCCATTAAAGATTTTACCTTATTTATATTATCAATTTATTTTAGGAGCCGTAATATTAGGAGTAATTATCTTTGGGGATAAATTATTTAGTACTGAAGATAATGAAGTAGAATCAACTGCCTAA
- the megL gene encoding methionine gamma-lyase codes for MTKDYSFETRTVHADEGYKNEVGALRTPIYQSSTFVFDDAAQGAKRFAGEEDGCIYTRLGNPTQSDLEKQMANLDGGEAAIATASGMAAISGVILGILEAGDHLVASDTLYGCTHAFLSEMITKWGIEVTFVDMSDLDNVKEAVQENTKAIYTETPSNPTLSLVDIEGVSEISDEHDLMTIVDNTFMSPYLQHPLELGADIVVYSATKSISGHGDTVAGIIVGPEELLAEWRMTTIKDIGGIIAPFNAFLLLRGLKTLAVRMDRICENAMKVAEFLADHPKVEEVHYPGLESHPQHELAKKQMDDFGGLMAFELKGGYEAGEQLMDTVELCTLAVSLGDVDTLIQHPASMTHSPVPEKERLEAGITNGLVRLSIGIESADDLIADLDQALNKL; via the coding sequence ATGACTAAAGATTATTCTTTTGAAACTCGTACTGTTCATGCTGATGAAGGATACAAAAATGAAGTTGGTGCTCTAAGAACGCCTATTTATCAAAGTTCTACTTTTGTATTTGATGATGCTGCTCAGGGAGCTAAACGATTTGCTGGAGAGGAAGACGGGTGTATTTATACTAGGTTAGGTAATCCAACTCAAAGTGATTTGGAAAAACAAATGGCTAATTTAGACGGTGGCGAAGCTGCTATTGCAACAGCATCAGGAATGGCTGCTATTTCTGGAGTTATTTTAGGAATTCTTGAAGCTGGAGATCATCTAGTTGCTTCGGATACTTTATATGGCTGCACACATGCTTTTCTAAGTGAAATGATAACTAAATGGGGTATTGAAGTAACTTTTGTAGATATGTCTGATTTAGATAATGTAAAAGAAGCTGTTCAAGAAAATACAAAAGCAATTTATACTGAAACTCCTTCCAATCCTACTTTATCATTAGTTGATATTGAAGGAGTAAGTGAGATTTCTGATGAACATGATTTAATGACTATTGTTGATAATACTTTCATGTCTCCGTATTTACAGCATCCTCTAGAATTAGGAGCAGATATAGTAGTTTATAGTGCTACTAAATCAATTAGTGGACATGGTGATACTGTTGCTGGTATAATAGTTGGTCCTGAAGAATTGTTAGCTGAATGGAGAATGACTACAATTAAGGATATTGGAGGAATCATTGCTCCATTTAATGCTTTCTTATTATTAAGAGGATTGAAAACTTTAGCAGTTAGAATGGATCGTATTTGTGAAAATGCAATGAAGGTTGCTGAATTTTTAGCTGATCATCCAAAAGTTGAAGAGGTACATTATCCTGGCTTAGAAAGTCATCCTCAACATGAATTAGCTAAAAAACAAATGGACGACTTTGGTGGTTTAATGGCTTTTGAACTAAAAGGAGGATATGAAGCAGGAGAGCAATTAATGGATACAGTTGAACTATGCACTTTAGCAGTAAGTCTAGGTGATGTAGATACTTTAATCCAGCACCCTGCGTCTATGACTCATTCTCCAGTTCCAGAAAAAGAAAGATTAGAAGCAGGAATTACTAATGGTTTAGTAAGACTATCAATTGGAATAGAATCTGCAGATGATCTAATTGCTGATTTAGATCAAGCTCTAAATAAACTATAA